One segment of Castanea sativa cultivar Marrone di Chiusa Pesio chromosome 3, ASM4071231v1 DNA contains the following:
- the LOC142629140 gene encoding uncharacterized protein LOC142629140: MPCAASKKQTQKYHATVNSIVLALCLFAVVDNTVAIWLNHGKDITNRRYANDEVLINPLTVSRLRLKWKFFAGKDISATPAVDSGVVYFPSWNGYLYAVNAFTGASIWKQNLSELTGLNGTGIVVNVTVSRSTPTIVNDLLIVGIYGPAVVIALKRSNGKLVWSTQLDPRPRVQITMSGTAFLGAFYVGVSSLEEALPAAQCCTFRGSLVKLDVRTGRVLWQTYMLPDNGGKLGGYAGAAIWGSSPSIDIIRRHVYVATGNLYTAPANVTECQEKQNNQTTPPTQPDQCIGRDIHFNSILALDMNSGKIIWSRQLGGYDIFYFACLTPNNPDCPPGPNVDADFGEAPMLLSILANGTKRDVVVAVQKSGFAWALDRNTGNIVWFKLAGPGGEEGGGQWGAATDGRRVYTNIANSNRQNFTLKPSNRTTTVGAWVALDANSGEILWSTENPSNDTAQAPVSVANGVVFAGSVASNGPIYAMDANTGKILWSNNTGATVYGGISVSYGCIYLGNGYTVGLAKFHTTWTPGTSLYAFCVV; this comes from the exons ATGCCATGTGCCGCAAGTAAG AAACAGACCCAGAAATATCATGCCACCGTCAACAGCATTGTCCTGGCACTCTGCTTATTTGCAGTGGTGGATAACACAGTTGCAATT TGGCTCAATCATGGGAAAGATATTACTAACCGAAGGTACGCGAATGATGAAGTGCTGATAAACCCATTGACAGTGTCAAGACTGAGGCTGAAATGGAAGTTCTTTGCTGGCAAAGACATATCTGCAACCCCAGCAGTAGACAGTGGAGTGGTCTATTTCCCATCATGGAATGGATATTTGTATGCTGTAAATGCTTTCACTGGTGCTTCAATATGGAAGCAGAACCTTAGTGAATTAACCGGACTAAATGGAACGGGAATTGTTGTGAATGTAACTGTGTCAAGATCAACACCAACGATAGTTAATGATCTCTTAATTGTTGGAATTTATGGGCCTGCTGTTGTGATAGCTTTGAAACGATCAAACGGGAAGCTCGTTTGGTCGACTCAACTTGACCCTCGTCCTCGAGTGCAGATCACCATGTCTGGAACAGCCTTCCTGGG GGCATTCTATGTTGGGGTGTCATCACTAGAAGAAGCATTACCAGCTGCTCAATGTTGCACATTCCGAGGCAGCTTGGTAAAGCTTGATGTTCGAACCGGTAGAGTCCTTTGGCAGACTTATATGCTTCCTGACAATGGTGGCAAATTAGGAGGTTACGCTGGTGCTGCTATATGGGGAAGTAGCCCTTCCATTGACATAATCAGAAGACATGTTTATGTAGCAACTGGAAACCTGTACACAGCTCCAGCCAATGTGACAGAATGTCAAGAAAAGCAGAACAATCAAACGACACCACCTACTCAACCTGATCAGTGCATTGGGCGAGACATccatttcaattcaattttggCCTTGGACATGAACTCTGGGAAGATCATATGGTCAAGGCAATTGGGTGGCTATGACATATTCTATTTTGCTTGTTTAACACCTAATAACCCTGATTGTCCACCAGGGCCTAACGTGGATGCAGACTTTGGTGAGGCTCCAATGCTGCTTAGCATATTAGCTAATGGAACAAAACGTGATGTAGTGGTAGCCGTGCAGAAAAGTGGGTTTGCTTGGGCTTTAGATCGTAACACTGGCAACATAGTTTGGTTCAAG TTGGCCGGACCAGGTGGAGAGGAGGGAGGAGGGCAATGGGGTGCTGCCACAGATGGAAGAAGGGTGTACACAAACATTGCCAACAGCAACCGACAGAACTTCACATTAAAACCATCAAACCGGACTACAACAGTAGGTGCATGGGTGGCATTGGATGCAAATTCTGGTGAAATTTTGTGGTCCACAGAAAACCCTAGTAATGACACTGCCCAGGCACCTGTTTCGGTGGCCAATGGTGTTGTTTTTGCGGGGTCCGTAGCTTCTAATGGTCCTATATATGCCATGGATGCCAACACTGGGAAAATTCTATGGTCAAATAATACAGGTGCTACTGTTTATGGAGGTATATCAGTAAGCTATGGGTGCATTTACCTTGGGAATGGATATACAGTTGGCCTAGCAAAATTCCACACTACTTGGACTCCTGGAACTTCACTCTATGCTTTCTGCGTTGTGTGA
- the LOC142629297 gene encoding putative LRR receptor-like serine/threonine-protein kinase At1g14390, which translates to MGNFCVSFCFLFPSLIILAMLALSSTAQLSPSETRTLFQVQKLLEYPEALQGWNNWTGFCYLPPSSSLKIVCTNNHITEFTVIGKKSSPSHSPKPASGKFTVSQQTLSETFSTDSLFTVLAKLSNLKVLSLVSLGIWGPLPAKINRLWSLEVINISSNFIYGEIPSSISTLRNLTSLVLADNLFNGSVPDLKSLVLLQELNLGGNKIGPEFPSLSNSLVSITLSNNSLRSEIPAEVKNFAKLQQFDISSNKFLGPIPPSLFSLPSIQYLSLAQNQLSGVLPMNISCNAELKFVDISQNLLIGKLPSCLGSNSSNRSVLYSWNCLSSSYYSKYQHPSLFCNKEALAVKPPNKSKEQESKSSINFGLVLVIIGCVVVIAVVLGLLVLFIVRRAERNRSDNNIHNRSVAEKWSIRSSPRLYIDARRVAQTIRLAALGLPPYRVFTLEEIEDATNNFDPKNLIGEGSQGQHYKGWVRDGSVVLVKSLKLKQKNLSQSLMQHMDVLSKLRHRHLVSILGHCIVTCQDHPNTASAVFIVHEHVSNGSLRDYLNDWRKKDMLNWPQRMAITIGVARGVQFLHTGIAPGIFGNKLKIDNILLDDSLTAKISSYNIPLPFKVDSESPLGGQDKHLRAEIAEKEDIYQLGVILLQVITGKLITSASETNELKLELEKGLTESKLRAATDPSIQGTFAYQSLKTTVEITINCLGKDPSKRPSIEDVLWNLQYSIQVQEGWTSSGNLSTQM; encoded by the exons ATGGGGAATTTCTGTGTTTCATTCTGTTtcttgtttccatcactcataaTTCTTGCTATGCTTGCTCTTAGTTCAACTGCACAGTTGAGTCCAAGTGAAACCAGAACTCTTTTCCAAGTTCAAAAGCTTCTTGAGTACCCTGAAGCTCTTCAGGGATGGAATAATTGGACCGGCTTTTGTTACCTCCCTCCCTCATCTTCTCTCAAGATTGTATGCACAAACAATCACATAACCGAATTTACTGTCATTGGAAAGAAAAGCTCCCCTTCTCATAGCCCAAAACCAGCTTCGGGGAAATTCACTGTTTCTCAACAAACTCTATCTGAAACATTCTCCACTGATTCCTTGTTTACTGTTCTAGCAAAGCTTTCAAACTTGAAAGTGTTGTCACTAGTGTCCTTAGGAATATGGGGTCCATTACCAGCCAAGATCAATCGGTTATGGTCACTTGAAGTGATAAATATTagctcaaattttatttatggaGAGATTCCTTCATCAATTAGTACTTTGAGGAATCTGACAAGTCTTGTTTTGGCTGATAATTTGTTCAATGGAAGTGTTCCGGATCTTAAAAGTCTAGTCCTTCTCCAAGAGCTGAATTTGGGTGGCAACAAAATTGGACCTGAATTTCCCTCACTAAGCAACAGTCTTGTAAGTATAACATTGAGCAACAATTCTCTGAGATCTGAGATTCCTGCAGAAGTCAAGAACTTTGCTAAACTGCAACAGTTTGACATCTCTTCAAACAAATTTCTTGGTCCAATCCCACCTTCTCTGTTCTCTCTGCCTTCAATTCAGTATCTTAGTTTGGCCCAAAACCAACTAAGTGGGGTTCTTCCTATGAATATATCATGCAATGCTGAGCTCAAGTTTGTAGACATTTCACAGAACCTATTGATAGGAAAATTGCCATCCTGTCTGGGATCAAACTCTTCAAACAGGTCAGTACTATATTCATGGAACTGTTTGTCAAGCAGTTATTACTCAAAGTATCAACATCCATCTTTGTTTTGCAACAAAGAAGCATTAGCTGTTAAGCCTCCAAACAAAAGCAAAGAGCAGGAGTCCAAATCCAGCATCAACTTCGGCCTCGTACTTGTTATCATTGGATGTGTGGTGGTAATTGCTGTGGTTCTTGGATTGCTGGTTTTGTTCATTGTCAGAAGGGCAGAAAGGAATAGAAGTgataataacatacataacaGATCTGTTGCTGAAAAATGGTCCATTCGTAGCTCCCCAAGATTATACATTGATGCAA GGCGTGTGGCCCAGACAATAAGGTTAGCAGCACTCGGGCTACCACCATATCGAGTTTTCACATTGGAGGAGATTGAAGATGCAACAAATAACTTTGACCCAAAAAATTTGATAGGGGAAGGATCTCAAGGACAG CACTATAAAGGTTGGGTAAGAGATGGTTCAGTGGTCCTGGTGAAGAGCCTGAAAttgaagcaaaaaaatttgtcacaaaGCTTGATGCAGCACATGGATGTGTTATCTAAGCTGAGGCATAGGCATTTGGTCAGCATCCTCGGACACTGTATTGTCACTTGTCAAGACCATCCCAATACAGCTAGCGCTGTCTTTATTGTTCATGAACACGTCTCAAATGGATCACTAAGGGACTATCTTAATG ATTGGAGAAAGAAGGATATGCTGAACTGGCCACAGAGAATGGCAATTACCATTGGTGTTGCTAGGGGAGTCCAGTTCCTGCACACAGGGATTGCACCTGGCATATTTGGGAATAAATTGAAGATTGATAACATTTTGTTGGATGACAGCCTCACAGCAAAAATTAGTAGCTACAATATTCCCTTGCCATTTAAG GTAGATTCAGAGAGCCCTCTCGGTGGACAAGACAAGCATTTGAG AGCTGAAATTGCAGAAAAGGAGGATATTTATCAGCTGGGAGTAATTCTACTTCAGGTTATTACCGGGAAACTGATAACATCAGCTAGTGAAACGAATGAGCTAAAGCTAGAG CTAGAGAAGGGCTTGACAGAATCAAAATTACGGGCAGCAACTGACCCCTCCATTCAAGGAACTTTTGCATATCAATCATTAAAGACCACAGTTGAAATTACCATCAACTGCCTTGGCAAAGATCCGAGCAAGCGCCCTTCAATAGAGGATGTTCTCTGGAATTTGCAGTACTCAATTCAAGTTCAAGAGGGATGGACCAGCAGTGGAAACCTAAGTACACAGATGTAG